The nucleotide sequence CGCTCACTTCGGGGGTCCATTCGTGGAGCGAAACCACCATGTCGACGCGCTTTTCGTTGCGGACGTTTTTGATACCGAACATCTCCGCTACGTTGATGATGCCGATGCCACGGACTTCCATGTAGCCGCGATTCAGGGCCGGTCCGGTGGCGATCAGTTCGCGTTCGTCGACCAAGCGGATGTGGGTGAGGTCGTCGGCGACAAGGGAGTAGCCGCGTTCGATGAGCGCGAGGGCGCACTCGCTTTTGCCCACGCCACTGTCGCCGCGGAGCAGCACGCCGATACCCTTGACGTCGAGCATGGTGGCGTGCTCGGAGGTGAAGGGGGCGAACTCGTTGTCGATGCACAGCGTGGCCAAGTTTATCCAGTGACGCGTGATCATCGACGTGCGGAACAGCGGTAGTTTCATCTCACGGCAAACCTGCAGCATGGTGCGGGTCGGCACGTAGTTGCGGGCGAGCACGAAACACGGGACCTGCCGCCGGGCCATGGCCCGGAACACTTCTTCCTGCTGGTCCCCGGTCAACGTGCGCAAATAGGTCATCTCGGCGGCGCCCAGGACCTGCACGCGTTTGTTCGCGAAGAATTTGTAGAATCCGGTCAGCGCGAGCGAGGGGCGGTTGATCGTGCCCTCCTTGACCAATCGATGCAGGCCGTTTTCGCCGGCGAGGAGTTCCAGTTTCAACTTCTCCCGGTAGGTGGTGAAGAAGTGTTCGACGGTTATTCCGCTGATGGTGCGATTCATGAAGGCAAAGGGACGACGGGGGAAAGTCCCGAGGATGGGTCCCCCGGCCGTGATTGCACCCGAATAATTTCAACCTCGGGGCGGCATTTTTACGCGGCTCACACAATTGCTTAACAAAACCGTGCAAAGCTCGGGACGTGGTTCTCCTGAAACGCGATGACGCTGCGCTGGTGATTGTCCCGAGGTTAGTCCGATCGATTACCGTCGCCCTGCATAAGTGCCGGTGAGCCCAAACGCTGCGCGAGGGGAGGTCGGCCGGGAGTCTGATCTTCGCTCGCGCAGCCCCGGGCGGCTCACATGTTGAAATCTTTGCCGAGGTAGATCTCGCGGGCCTGCTCGTCCTTGATGAGGAAATCGCCGTTGCCGCTCGTGAGAACCCGACCTTGGTGAATCAAATAGGCGCGGTCGACGATGCGCAGGGTTTCGCGCACGTTGTGGTCGGTAATGATAATGCCGATACCGCGATCCTTGAGCGACAGCACGATGCGCTGCACCTCGGAGACGGAAATCGGGTCGATCGCCGCAAACGGTTCATCGAGCAACAGGAACTTGGGTTCGGTCACCAACGCACGGGCAATCTCCAGTCGACGGCGTTCGCCCCCGGAGAGCGTGTAGGCTTTTTGCCGGGCCACGTGCGTGAGGTGCAGTTCCTCCAAATGGCGCTCGACCACGGCGGTTCGCTCGCTGCGCGGGATCGGCAGGGTCTCCACAATGGCCAGCAGATTTTGCGCGACCGTGAGTTTGCGAAACGTCGAGGGCTCCTGCGGCAGGTAGCCGAGCCCGAGTCGGGCGCGCTCATGCATTTTGAGCCGGGTCACATCCTGACCGTTGACCAACACCTTGCCCTTCGTGGACCCGACCAATCCGACGATCATGTAAAATGTCGTGGTCTTGCCCGCACCGTTGGGACCGAGCAACCCCACCACTTCACCGGCGGCGACGTTGAGGTCGACGCCGTCGACGACGGTGCGCTGGCCGAAGGTTTTGACCAAGCCCTGGGTCTCGATGCGGGAGCGGGAGGAAGCAGCGTCAGCCATGGTGCGACGGGTGGTCAGTTTTGGGGATCGGGAGCAGTCTCGCCCAATGCCTTTTGGGCTTCCGGACCGAGATCCTGAATGGGAGGGCCGGTGAGTTTGGGATGCTTTACCTCGAGTTTACGCTGCCCGCGGTAGAGCGTGATCTGGCTGCCGGCCGCGATAAAATCGGAACTGTGATCGATGACCATGGGGTCCTCGTAGAGCACGACCTTTTGTTCAGCAGGCAGCACCTCGGCGCGGCCACAGGTGGCTTCGCGATCGCCTTGCACGAGGCGCACATGGCCCGTGGCGAGCAGGAATTTGAAGCCGTTCAATTCGCCGATGGTGGCGTCGGTATCGCCGGTGCGTGCCGCCACGATTTCGAGTCGGTCGCAGCTGATCGACATGTTGGTGCCGGTCAGCTTCACATTGCCCACGCACAGGGCGCGCGTTTCGGTCGCCGTGCTGGTCATGACGAGGTCGTCGGCTTCGAGCACGGTTTCCTGAACCGTTTCCTGCGCCGAAATGGCGAGGGCCGAGATCAGACCGACGGCGAAAAGGAGTAAGTGGCGGAAGTTCATTTTAATATGTTGGCCAG is from Synoicihabitans lomoniglobus and encodes:
- the lptB gene encoding LPS export ABC transporter ATP-binding protein; this encodes MADAASSRSRIETQGLVKTFGQRTVVDGVDLNVAAGEVVGLLGPNGAGKTTTFYMIVGLVGSTKGKVLVNGQDVTRLKMHERARLGLGYLPQEPSTFRKLTVAQNLLAIVETLPIPRSERTAVVERHLEELHLTHVARQKAYTLSGGERRRLEIARALVTEPKFLLLDEPFAAIDPISVSEVQRIVLSLKDRGIGIIITDHNVRETLRIVDRAYLIHQGRVLTSGNGDFLIKDEQAREIYLGKDFNM
- a CDS encoding LptA/OstA family protein; this encodes MNFRHLLLFAVGLISALAISAQETVQETVLEADDLVMTSTATETRALCVGNVKLTGTNMSISCDRLEIVAARTGDTDATIGELNGFKFLLATGHVRLVQGDREATCGRAEVLPAEQKVVLYEDPMVIDHSSDFIAAGSQITLYRGQRKLEVKHPKLTGPPIQDLGPEAQKALGETAPDPQN
- the hprK gene encoding HPr(Ser) kinase/phosphatase, encoding MNRTISGITVEHFFTTYREKLKLELLAGENGLHRLVKEGTINRPSLALTGFYKFFANKRVQVLGAAEMTYLRTLTGDQQEEVFRAMARRQVPCFVLARNYVPTRTMLQVCREMKLPLFRTSMITRHWINLATLCIDNEFAPFTSEHATMLDVKGIGVLLRGDSGVGKSECALALIERGYSLVADDLTHIRLVDERELIATGPALNRGYMEVRGIGIINVAEMFGIKNVRNEKRVDMVVSLHEWTPEVSEERTGLEENFYPILDQQVPAVDLYVRPGRDIARLVEVAALVQALKIMGHDPAKEFNERLIRHMANGPEDRPTITRLSRE